From a single Thermoproteales archaeon genomic region:
- a CDS encoding DUF5591 domain-containing protein, protein MFLKEMKSASIILERGACSWGRCYFCGWGKRFVDVTEEELRRKFTRFLEKNVKRRKVKVVKIFSSGSFLDEKQFSRDFVKFCIEKAKEAGAKAIVIESRPEFVQDSVLEYINVEGIEIHVAIGLELADDEILLKYYRKGLSVRDYLRAVETLKRHAFKVRTYILVNGHPILQDLKLQREILEKTMNLVLKVSDTVVIINAYPHMKSELWEDWINLKWKPLDEEQFMDLVKEWINDPRVEIDFNNLNFIPRFPKEKMIYLKGVGREYLVHPYYEVWQDYFVRFYKPPPEKEYLLFVPCSYKKPYTRSRTWRAFLGRISGFPFFKKIHVVAVSSPGVIPYEYINYYPFNAYDWPEWLETPEIKKEYIEVTAERVKKYIEKHGHRYKLFFVYLRPDSESIQAIRKAFKQLKLENKLIETLPEEIYQKIKEFKPALAHPDAVEELVRTLKMKIK, encoded by the coding sequence ATGTTCCTTAAAGAAATGAAAAGCGCGAGTATAATCTTAGAGCGTGGAGCCTGTAGCTGGGGCAGATGCTATTTTTGCGGCTGGGGTAAAAGATTTGTTGATGTTACGGAGGAGGAGCTTAGGCGAAAATTTACGCGGTTTTTGGAGAAAAATGTTAAGAGGAGAAAGGTTAAAGTAGTCAAAATATTCTCTTCTGGAAGCTTTTTAGACGAGAAGCAGTTTTCTCGAGACTTCGTTAAGTTCTGTATTGAGAAAGCAAAAGAAGCTGGTGCAAAGGCTATAGTTATAGAGAGTAGGCCTGAATTCGTCCAGGATTCTGTTTTGGAGTATATTAACGTAGAAGGTATAGAGATTCACGTAGCTATTGGCTTGGAATTAGCAGATGATGAGATACTACTCAAATATTACAGAAAGGGTTTAAGCGTACGAGACTATTTGAGAGCGGTGGAAACTCTTAAGCGGCATGCTTTCAAAGTGAGAACGTATATTTTAGTAAATGGGCATCCAATACTCCAGGACTTGAAGCTTCAGCGGGAAATTCTCGAAAAGACAATGAATTTGGTATTGAAAGTATCCGATACTGTTGTCATCATAAATGCTTATCCTCATATGAAGTCAGAATTATGGGAAGACTGGATAAACTTAAAATGGAAACCATTAGATGAAGAGCAATTTATGGATTTAGTAAAAGAATGGATTAACGATCCGAGAGTAGAAATTGATTTTAACAATTTAAACTTCATACCTAGGTTCCCAAAAGAGAAGATGATCTATCTAAAAGGCGTCGGCAGAGAATACCTAGTACATCCGTATTATGAGGTTTGGCAAGACTATTTTGTAAGATTCTACAAGCCGCCGCCTGAAAAAGAGTATCTGCTTTTCGTTCCATGCTCCTATAAGAAACCATACACCAGGTCTAGAACATGGCGGGCTTTTCTAGGCAGAATATCCGGTTTTCCATTTTTCAAAAAGATACATGTTGTAGCCGTAAGCTCGCCAGGAGTAATACCATATGAATACATTAACTATTACCCATTCAACGCTTATGACTGGCCGGAGTGGCTAGAAACTCCAGAAATCAAAAAAGAATACATAGAAGTAACAGCTGAAAGAGTGAAAAAGTATATTGAAAAACACGGGCATAGGTACAAGCTGTTCTTTGTATATCTTAGGCCGGACTCGGAAAGCATTCAAGCGATAAGAAAAGCATTTAAACAATTAAAACTGGAGAATAAGCTTATAGAAACTTTACCAGAAGAAATATATCAAAAAATAAAAGAGTTCAAACCGGCACTAGCACATCCAGATGCTGTGGAGGAACTTGTGAGAACCTTAAAAATGAAAATAAAATAA